A genomic window from Pyxidicoccus trucidator includes:
- a CDS encoding CHAT domain-containing protein has protein sequence MGTARLELVGPRPAVEEQEALEDPSYELVLELTRAQRAEDPHAWLDLRPQEYRLRGELGAVRSASFPWSRSVVEDLAALAREVPDLVAARRLGEELRCFLDALDWGGHEETLERQVKQSRGPRLVVRSAAAELYSLPWELVTLKDSGLHLADLPGFSLRYEWPRSLSDKPAPTAAGQGRVLLAWSEAAGGVPDERHEQALRRASLDGGFDFDPRRDVLRRVSLESLERTLRAAREAGEPVAVLHLLCHGAPLEPESLNYGLAFNQPGGRDGRHVVDAGTLKAVLAPFKDTLRMVVLCACHGGDVGPMASHLGGIAQELHRAGLEMVVASRLPLTTEGSVLLAETLYEKLLVDSDSLEKALGAVRHRLRVEGKGLDWASLQLYARREGHPDLRPVVLRPYQGLLPFEPKNRRFFFGRSSLEAELLTRVREAEEGRRPRFQVVAGASGAGKSSVVMAGLIPQLPADVWDVVVVRPGALVRALPRTVGVRSDALGELRQRLHRVWDSEPLKDGAKASPQEVLAEARRLRQARLEKKLLLVVDQLEEVFTHLEAAERQSLMQVLWALAGEARLECVVVATLRVDAFERCGEVALDAATRLDAVVYAEEHRVFVAQLGPEELAEAIQKPARRVGLELEPGLMDRLCHDVGQEPGALPLLEHALDLLWQGREGHLLTHRLYDRMEGVAGALTQTAERLYEELEDGEREQARRLRAELVSLGEETTPDSRRRVWLEDIRPQESREQADFDRVLERLVNARLVIRSSDVERSGRVWLEVAHEALIRRWPRLRGWLRANRKRLLQWRELRAMAESWQAHRKDPDGGSSYLATGERLAAALRIGREHERHLTTPVKQFLKACEAHERRKMQRLSVWAFCLVAGMGCSVVLAIDASTQRDLLEDRVGEAGNLARLLYGTSQSLDALGTVEREALLRQVERLLLELGAATESDIRMKRLDHHLAGGDKATQAGDFAKAHAEYSQALQQATRLFADHPDTGRYQQAQGTLRSKLGDTALERGQFKDALEHYLAHRELLDVLLLRNPKDPLLLEEKKAVHDRLEKLTAPQRTPLETTEDLDADRLWHK, from the coding sequence ATGGGAACGGCGCGCCTGGAGCTGGTGGGCCCGAGGCCAGCAGTCGAGGAGCAGGAGGCGCTCGAGGACCCGTCGTACGAGCTGGTGCTGGAGCTGACGCGCGCGCAGCGGGCGGAGGACCCGCACGCGTGGCTGGACTTGAGGCCTCAGGAGTACCGGCTGCGGGGGGAGCTGGGGGCGGTGAGGAGCGCGAGCTTCCCCTGGAGCCGGAGCGTGGTGGAGGACCTGGCGGCGCTGGCCCGCGAGGTGCCGGACCTGGTGGCGGCGCGGCGGCTGGGAGAGGAGCTCCGCTGCTTCCTGGACGCGCTGGACTGGGGTGGGCACGAGGAGACGCTGGAGCGACAGGTGAAGCAGAGCCGCGGGCCCCGGCTGGTGGTGCGCTCGGCGGCGGCGGAGCTGTACTCGCTGCCGTGGGAGCTGGTGACGCTCAAGGACAGCGGGCTGCACCTGGCGGACCTCCCCGGCTTCTCGCTGCGCTACGAATGGCCCCGGAGCCTGTCCGACAAGCCCGCGCCGACGGCGGCCGGACAAGGGCGCGTGCTGCTGGCCTGGTCGGAGGCGGCGGGCGGCGTGCCGGACGAGCGGCACGAGCAGGCGCTGCGAAGGGCCAGCCTGGACGGCGGCTTCGACTTCGACCCGCGCCGGGACGTGCTGCGCAGGGTGTCGCTGGAGAGCCTCGAGCGGACGCTGCGCGCGGCCCGGGAGGCAGGCGAGCCCGTGGCGGTGCTGCACCTGCTCTGCCATGGGGCGCCGCTGGAGCCGGAGTCCCTCAACTACGGACTGGCGTTCAACCAGCCGGGAGGCCGGGACGGCCGGCACGTGGTGGATGCAGGGACGCTGAAGGCGGTGCTGGCGCCCTTCAAGGACACGCTGCGGATGGTGGTGCTGTGCGCCTGCCACGGTGGGGACGTGGGGCCCATGGCCAGCCACCTGGGCGGCATCGCGCAGGAGCTGCACCGCGCGGGCCTGGAGATGGTGGTGGCCTCGCGGCTGCCCCTGACGACCGAGGGCTCCGTGCTGCTGGCGGAGACGCTGTACGAGAAGCTGCTGGTGGACTCGGACTCGCTGGAGAAGGCCCTGGGGGCGGTGCGGCACAGGCTGCGGGTGGAGGGCAAGGGCCTCGACTGGGCCTCGCTGCAGCTCTACGCGCGGCGCGAGGGCCACCCGGACCTGCGGCCGGTGGTGCTGCGGCCCTACCAGGGACTGCTGCCCTTCGAGCCGAAGAATCGGCGCTTCTTCTTCGGCCGGAGCAGCCTGGAGGCGGAGCTACTGACGCGGGTGCGCGAGGCGGAGGAGGGCCGGCGGCCGCGCTTCCAGGTGGTGGCGGGGGCCTCCGGCGCGGGGAAGTCCTCCGTCGTCATGGCGGGGCTGATACCCCAGCTTCCCGCGGACGTCTGGGACGTGGTGGTGGTCAGGCCCGGAGCACTGGTGCGCGCCCTGCCGAGGACGGTGGGCGTGCGCTCGGACGCCCTGGGTGAGCTGCGGCAGCGGCTGCACCGGGTGTGGGATTCGGAGCCGCTGAAGGACGGCGCGAAGGCCAGTCCCCAGGAGGTGCTCGCGGAGGCGCGGCGGCTGAGGCAGGCGCGCCTCGAGAAGAAGCTGCTGCTGGTGGTGGACCAGCTGGAAGAGGTGTTCACCCACCTGGAGGCGGCGGAGCGCCAGTCGCTGATGCAGGTGCTGTGGGCGCTGGCGGGAGAGGCGCGGCTGGAGTGCGTGGTGGTGGCGACGCTGCGGGTGGACGCCTTCGAGCGCTGCGGCGAGGTGGCGCTGGACGCGGCCACGCGGCTGGACGCCGTGGTGTACGCGGAGGAGCACCGCGTATTCGTGGCGCAGCTGGGGCCGGAGGAGCTGGCGGAGGCCATCCAGAAGCCGGCGCGAAGGGTGGGACTGGAGCTGGAGCCGGGGTTGATGGACCGGCTGTGCCACGACGTGGGGCAGGAGCCGGGGGCGCTGCCGCTGCTGGAGCATGCGCTGGACCTGCTGTGGCAGGGGCGCGAGGGCCACCTGCTGACGCACCGGCTCTATGACCGGATGGAGGGCGTGGCGGGCGCGCTGACGCAGACGGCGGAGCGGCTGTACGAGGAGCTGGAAGACGGCGAGCGCGAGCAGGCGCGGCGGCTGCGCGCGGAGCTGGTGTCCCTGGGCGAGGAGACGACGCCCGACAGCCGGAGGCGCGTCTGGCTGGAGGACATCCGACCCCAGGAGTCCCGGGAGCAGGCCGACTTCGACCGCGTGCTGGAGCGGCTGGTGAACGCGCGCCTGGTCATCCGGAGCAGCGACGTGGAGCGCTCCGGGCGCGTCTGGCTGGAGGTTGCGCACGAGGCGCTCATCCGTCGGTGGCCGCGCCTGCGAGGCTGGCTGCGGGCGAACCGGAAGCGCCTGCTCCAGTGGCGCGAGCTGCGGGCCATGGCCGAGTCGTGGCAGGCGCACCGGAAGGACCCGGACGGTGGCAGCTCCTACCTCGCCACGGGCGAGCGGCTGGCGGCGGCGCTCCGCATCGGGCGCGAGCACGAGCGGCACCTGACGACGCCCGTGAAGCAGTTCCTCAAGGCCTGCGAGGCCCACGAGCGCCGGAAGATGCAGCGGCTGTCGGTGTGGGCCTTCTGCCTGGTGGCGGGGATGGGCTGTAGCGTCGTGCTCGCCATCGACGCGTCGACGCAGCGCGACCTCCTGGAGGACCGCGTGGGCGAGGCCGGCAACCTGGCCCGGCTCCTCTACGGCACGAGCCAGTCGCTGGACGCGCTCGGCACCGTGGAGCGGGAAGCGCTCCTCCGACAGGTGGAGCGGCTGCTGCTGGAGCTGGGCGCGGCCACCGAGTCCGACATCCGCATGAAGCGGCTCGACCACCATCTGGCCGGAGGCGACAAGGCCACGCAGGCGGGCGATTTCGCGAAGGCGCACGCGGAATACAGCCAGGCGCTCCAGCAAGCCACCCGGCTATTCGCGGACCACCCCGACACGGGGCGCTACCAGCAGGCGCAGGGCACGCTCCGCTCGAAGCTGGGAGACACGGCCCTGGAGCGCGGCCAGTTCAAGGATGCCCTGGAGCACTACCTGGCACACCGCGAGCTGCTCGACGTGCTCCTCTTGAGGAACCCGAAGGACCCGCTGCTCCTGGAGGAAAAGAAGGCCGTCCATGACCGGCTGGAGAAGCTGACGGCCCCCCAGCGCACGCCCCTGGAGACCACCGAAGACCTCGACGCGGATCGACTCTGGCACAAGTAG
- a CDS encoding leucine-rich repeat domain-containing protein, with protein sequence MAVKQDGVKVWGREVSAQELWPRLESVTTPGWRENLASWWQGVTEEGVLFHEGDLEADSLVVGPKPLVVSGSVRLKGLLEDGHAADHTLLVVLGDLEVENVATFSAMFVAGNVRIRGLLFGDSLGDDIFWVGGGLTARTLVEEHHHIEVHGALDVEVLVGSKLTAPGRPRQTLQPHEALLPGTWSAEEEDEDGVSDSTLDRKGLLAKLRAGKPVLGDTKLGPVEKAIAAVREKAARGEKATRLGLTQKKLKAIPEEVFSLTWLESLTLDSNDVAELSPRIGELRALKSLSLESLPLKTLPVELCRLPALKKLSLRYCNNLTRLPDAFGELESLEELYLDAMALEGFPEVLTRLPRLKKLWWWRFFKTTPGRVQLLVDGMGRMPKLTHAGFFQGELSALPGGLAPLARLKQFKLGLDRVPEAEVKRLEAALPPGRLHVGY encoded by the coding sequence ATGGCTGTGAAACAGGACGGGGTGAAGGTCTGGGGGCGTGAGGTCTCCGCGCAGGAGCTGTGGCCCCGTCTGGAGTCGGTGACGACGCCCGGGTGGCGGGAGAACCTGGCCTCGTGGTGGCAGGGCGTCACCGAGGAAGGCGTCCTCTTCCACGAGGGCGACCTGGAGGCGGACTCGCTCGTCGTCGGGCCGAAGCCGCTCGTCGTCTCCGGGAGCGTCCGGCTGAAGGGCCTGCTCGAGGATGGACACGCGGCGGACCACACGCTCCTGGTGGTGCTGGGAGACCTGGAGGTGGAGAACGTCGCGACCTTCTCGGCGATGTTCGTCGCGGGCAACGTCCGGATTCGGGGACTCCTCTTCGGCGACTCGCTCGGCGATGACATCTTCTGGGTCGGTGGAGGGCTGACGGCGCGCACCCTCGTCGAGGAGCACCACCACATCGAGGTCCACGGCGCGCTCGACGTCGAGGTGCTCGTGGGCAGCAAGCTCACCGCACCGGGACGCCCTCGCCAGACGCTCCAGCCGCACGAGGCGCTCCTTCCGGGCACCTGGAGCGCGGAGGAAGAAGACGAGGACGGCGTCAGCGATTCGACGCTCGACCGGAAGGGCCTCCTCGCGAAGCTGCGCGCGGGGAAGCCCGTGCTGGGAGACACGAAGCTCGGCCCCGTCGAGAAGGCGATTGCCGCCGTGAGGGAGAAGGCGGCGCGAGGCGAGAAGGCCACGCGGCTCGGGCTCACGCAGAAGAAGCTGAAGGCCATTCCGGAGGAGGTCTTCTCCCTCACCTGGCTCGAAAGCCTCACGCTGGACTCGAATGACGTCGCGGAGCTATCCCCCCGGATTGGCGAGCTGCGGGCGCTGAAGAGTCTCAGCCTGGAGTCCCTCCCGCTGAAGACCCTGCCCGTGGAGCTGTGCCGGCTCCCCGCGCTCAAGAAGCTGAGCCTGCGGTATTGCAACAACCTCACCCGGCTCCCGGACGCATTCGGCGAGCTGGAGTCGCTGGAGGAGCTGTACCTCGACGCCATGGCCCTGGAGGGCTTTCCCGAGGTGCTGACCCGGCTGCCGCGCCTCAAGAAGCTCTGGTGGTGGCGCTTCTTCAAGACGACGCCGGGCCGGGTCCAGCTCCTGGTGGACGGCATGGGCCGGATGCCGAAGCTGACTCATGCCGGGTTCTTCCAGGGGGAGCTGTCCGCGCTGCCCGGGGGCCTCGCTCCACTTGCCCGGCTCAAGCAGTTCAAGCTGGGGTTGGACCGCGTCCCCGAGGCGGAGGTGAAGCGACTGGAGGCGGCGCTGCCACCCGGCCGCCTGCACGTGGGGTACTGA
- a CDS encoding MtsA protein, producing the protein MLPRGGFTTLTGSARRRGVLAALVAVAVLAATGVVVLRRGGPGPEAPGDAPTAAPSARPRLVSVGPRLLSNETSQPLSIQGERLVPGLKLVLGPPLSRELPLVVVDAGHAYTRLPAGLALPEDAPQVVVEARLEGGEGAARLTVVNDAAFQDLTAMALAPDGRTLFIASPPTDTVFTLDVESGRVERLAVGDGPSALDTYNDATGKPWLAVVHRYQPELHLYALDAPGSAPRVLPAPLGAHGLEVDGARGVAFVAEHVRDRVHALSLADGKPRWSVAVDPNPRALARWKDLLAVGSLQTGQLELLRQEDGAPVATVVPGPGVSIVGGHTEPFRAQVMGGKAPRALVASERLGRLFMASLGPNVGPNPQRMEVSANSGVAVVDPASGGYVRHRGFGAGVTEGLALDDAAGLLYAADVGLGRVRVLDARALVAGEKAARGAVLQEVELEPPDGTPRIRPAADFGTNGRAGEELHSGPRALALAPDGRTLYVLNRFTRTVAVVDVREARTGRARVLRQLTVVVSRAQAKRRLGQVLYYVDLGRSGITCDGCHIEGHTGGVFYEKTQPNRIYRSTTVLGSRDTPPYFTPASHHSLAETASFVGARNRFHNPDPSPEEVEALTLFNALMATPPNPFRGEDGAPLETVELPDGRVGRPARGRELFEGQGGCLECHPAPLYTLDQDVATRGKYLDVGTPVALPLRLEQQTLVTGAAPPSLVGTWDVWPLLTSATAGYGVKDGRLVVETRFPLRALLETSGPKHGDTRALTPEQRDDLLAFLLTL; encoded by the coding sequence ATGCTGCCGCGAGGAGGTTTCACGACATTGACGGGCTCGGCTCGCAGGCGGGGAGTGCTGGCGGCGCTGGTGGCGGTGGCGGTGCTGGCCGCCACGGGCGTGGTGGTGCTGCGTCGCGGCGGACCCGGGCCCGAGGCTCCGGGGGATGCGCCGACGGCCGCGCCCTCTGCGCGGCCCCGGCTCGTCTCGGTGGGGCCGCGCCTCCTCAGCAATGAGACGTCTCAGCCGCTGTCCATCCAGGGCGAGCGGCTGGTGCCCGGGCTGAAGCTGGTGCTGGGCCCGCCGCTGTCTCGCGAGCTGCCGCTGGTGGTGGTGGACGCGGGCCACGCCTACACCCGCCTGCCGGCCGGCCTGGCGCTGCCGGAGGACGCGCCGCAGGTGGTGGTGGAGGCTCGGCTCGAAGGCGGGGAAGGCGCCGCGCGCCTCACGGTGGTGAACGACGCGGCCTTCCAAGACCTGACGGCGATGGCGCTGGCCCCGGACGGGCGCACGCTGTTCATCGCCTCGCCGCCCACGGACACCGTATTCACGCTGGACGTGGAGTCCGGACGCGTGGAGCGGCTGGCGGTGGGGGACGGGCCCTCCGCGCTCGATACATATAATGATGCGACAGGGAAGCCGTGGCTGGCCGTGGTGCACCGCTACCAGCCGGAGCTCCACCTGTACGCGCTGGATGCTCCGGGGAGCGCGCCCCGGGTGCTGCCCGCGCCGCTCGGCGCACATGGGCTGGAGGTGGATGGCGCGCGCGGCGTGGCCTTCGTCGCCGAGCACGTGCGGGACAGGGTCCACGCGCTGTCGCTCGCCGACGGAAAGCCCCGGTGGTCCGTGGCGGTGGACCCCAACCCTCGCGCGCTCGCGCGGTGGAAGGACCTGCTGGCGGTGGGCAGCCTCCAGACGGGGCAACTGGAGCTGCTTCGCCAGGAGGACGGCGCGCCCGTGGCCACGGTGGTGCCGGGGCCGGGCGTGTCGATTGTGGGCGGCCACACGGAGCCCTTCCGCGCGCAGGTGATGGGCGGCAAGGCCCCGCGCGCGCTGGTGGCGAGCGAGCGGCTGGGACGCCTCTTCATGGCCAGCCTGGGGCCGAACGTGGGCCCCAACCCCCAGCGCATGGAGGTGAGCGCCAACAGCGGCGTGGCGGTGGTGGACCCGGCGAGCGGCGGCTACGTGCGACACCGGGGCTTCGGCGCGGGCGTGACGGAGGGGCTGGCGCTGGATGACGCCGCCGGGCTGCTCTACGCGGCGGACGTGGGCCTGGGCCGGGTGCGGGTGCTGGACGCGCGGGCGCTGGTGGCGGGCGAGAAGGCGGCGCGCGGTGCGGTGCTTCAGGAGGTGGAGCTGGAGCCGCCGGACGGCACGCCCCGCATCCGCCCGGCCGCGGACTTCGGGACGAACGGGCGGGCAGGGGAGGAGCTGCACTCCGGGCCGCGCGCGCTGGCGCTGGCTCCGGACGGGCGCACGCTCTACGTGCTCAACCGCTTCACGCGGACGGTGGCGGTGGTGGACGTGCGCGAGGCGCGGACGGGCCGTGCTCGCGTGTTGCGCCAGCTCACGGTGGTGGTGTCGCGCGCGCAGGCCAAGCGCCGGCTGGGACAGGTGCTCTACTACGTGGACCTCGGGCGCTCGGGCATCACCTGCGACGGCTGCCACATCGAGGGCCACACCGGCGGCGTCTTCTACGAGAAGACGCAGCCCAACCGCATCTACCGCTCCACCACGGTGCTGGGCAGCCGCGACACGCCGCCGTACTTCACGCCGGCCAGCCACCACAGCCTCGCGGAGACGGCGAGCTTCGTGGGCGCGCGCAACCGCTTCCACAACCCGGACCCGTCCCCCGAGGAGGTGGAGGCGCTCACCCTCTTCAATGCGCTGATGGCCACGCCGCCCAACCCGTTCCGGGGCGAGGACGGCGCGCCGCTGGAGACGGTGGAGTTGCCGGACGGCCGGGTGGGGCGGCCCGCGCGAGGGCGCGAGCTGTTCGAGGGGCAGGGCGGGTGCCTGGAGTGCCACCCCGCGCCGCTCTACACGCTGGACCAGGACGTGGCCACGCGCGGGAAGTACCTCGACGTGGGCACGCCGGTGGCGCTGCCGTTGCGGCTGGAGCAGCAGACGCTGGTGACGGGCGCGGCGCCGCCGTCGCTGGTGGGCACGTGGGACGTGTGGCCGCTGCTGACGAGCGCCACCGCCGGGTATGGCGTGAAGGACGGGCGGCTGGTGGTGGAGACGCGCTTCCCGCTGCGCGCGCTGCTGGAGACCTCCGGGCCGAAGCACGGCGACACCCGGGCCCTCACGCCCGAGCAGCGCGACGACCTGCTCGCGTTCCTCCTGACGCTGTAG
- a CDS encoding YaeQ family protein, producing MTLVPTLYDFQVALSHVDRSIDQPQLVIKLARHPSETMQRAWLRVIAFCWLWEERLAFGKGLAEPDAPDLECRDYTGLVTSWVRVGKGDPLKIQRAVDQNPHAKVSVVFESAQRLEAFLAEAREAKATRVAKAQLIAVDADLLRSLAEFDTRRIKVSLTFVGDHIYVECDGQSFDGPLTIASP from the coding sequence ATGACCCTCGTTCCGACGCTGTACGACTTCCAGGTCGCCTTGAGCCATGTGGACCGCTCGATTGACCAGCCCCAGCTCGTCATCAAGCTCGCGCGCCACCCGTCGGAGACGATGCAGCGCGCGTGGCTGCGGGTGATTGCGTTCTGCTGGCTGTGGGAGGAGCGGCTGGCGTTCGGCAAGGGGCTGGCGGAGCCTGATGCTCCGGACCTGGAGTGCCGCGACTACACCGGCCTCGTCACCAGCTGGGTGCGCGTCGGGAAGGGCGACCCGCTGAAGATTCAGCGCGCCGTGGACCAGAACCCGCACGCGAAGGTGTCCGTGGTGTTCGAGTCCGCCCAGCGGCTGGAGGCGTTCCTCGCGGAGGCGCGCGAGGCGAAGGCGACACGGGTGGCGAAGGCCCAGCTCATCGCGGTGGATGCCGACCTGCTGCGCTCGCTCGCGGAGTTCGACACGCGGAGAATCAAGGTGTCGCTGACCTTCGTTGGCGACCACATCTATGTCGAGTGCGACGGGCAGAGCTTCGACGGCCCGCTCACCATCGCGAGCCCGTGA
- a CDS encoding AgmX/PglI C-terminal domain-containing protein produces MSGQPSVLQVVILRDGLLVGTEVFVPGTYALGSDPTSDLRLDDPSVEPRHALLYFQNGRAAIQDAGSAIGLFVNGHRVSACEIRSVDEVLCGPFVLKTRVLAQRPQEAKPQPPPEVAALLGTVQPPPPVAPAPMAQQPSPVRQLRPAVQQQVAPQQPLATTVPAVRAVPQPPPPQPALRPVPPQPAAPMRGSNVVTQAAYAPSTPVPMPAPEPQAVSPMPVPGAHAPWPSQQQAPVPVPAGTLPSVRRRATQDPQPAVNTGILLADDLMADLALEPLPESTGPLLQEQRVATRPTHAPRIAPGKGSAQLYLELYWGAIRRDARRFKPDKKKPVQASLDLPEAMPLWGFTLPETGAPFTLAETLNGSFRLFVPPGTEVEKSGNDGRFAPVTGAALESDGSRRFLTLREGTAARLTQGHMSLVAYAAPKPARVWVNPFQGMPWLALACFIMFGGAFASFIVLKPESPETADFTQKNLPPVALRLIAPEPKKKEEAKKKLEALKQKAPKPVKEKVAEKAPPKPVEKTPPQPAKAVAAPPESKALKALAKLSAAGPATNDLLAAVDKLGSGPGSKNVKNSNYKLSGLIGKAPIANAGLGTFGLGGGGKGGGATLGAEILRGKGGGGIGALGVGGVGKGKVGGTVTRATARSIASTQGTVDREAVARVINSHLNEVHGCYERALLKNPGLAGKVVLEWTIGAAGRVVAAKTKSSTLSNAAVEACILSSLKTWTFPAPKGGVVIITYPFLFNSVGY; encoded by the coding sequence TTGAGCGGTCAGCCCAGTGTCCTGCAAGTCGTCATCCTCCGCGACGGACTCCTCGTGGGAACGGAGGTGTTCGTCCCCGGCACCTATGCGCTCGGCTCGGACCCGACGTCCGACCTGCGCCTGGATGACCCGTCCGTCGAGCCGCGCCACGCGCTGCTCTACTTCCAGAACGGGCGCGCGGCCATCCAGGACGCGGGCTCCGCCATCGGCCTCTTCGTCAACGGCCACCGCGTGTCCGCGTGCGAAATCCGCTCCGTGGACGAGGTGCTCTGCGGCCCCTTCGTCCTGAAGACCCGGGTGCTGGCGCAGAGGCCACAGGAGGCCAAGCCCCAGCCGCCGCCGGAAGTCGCCGCGCTGCTCGGCACCGTCCAGCCTCCGCCACCCGTGGCCCCCGCGCCCATGGCGCAGCAGCCCTCGCCCGTGCGGCAGCTCCGTCCGGCGGTGCAGCAGCAGGTCGCTCCGCAGCAGCCGCTCGCCACCACCGTCCCCGCCGTGCGCGCCGTGCCGCAGCCTCCGCCGCCCCAGCCCGCGCTCCGGCCGGTGCCGCCGCAGCCCGCGGCCCCCATGCGCGGGAGCAACGTGGTGACGCAGGCCGCGTACGCGCCCTCCACCCCGGTCCCCATGCCGGCGCCCGAGCCGCAGGCCGTCTCGCCCATGCCCGTTCCGGGGGCGCACGCGCCGTGGCCCTCGCAGCAGCAGGCGCCCGTGCCCGTGCCGGCCGGCACCCTGCCCTCGGTGCGCCGCCGCGCCACGCAGGACCCGCAGCCCGCCGTCAACACCGGCATCCTGCTCGCGGACGACCTGATGGCGGACCTCGCCCTCGAGCCGCTGCCCGAGTCCACGGGCCCGCTGCTCCAGGAGCAGCGCGTCGCCACCCGGCCCACGCACGCGCCGCGCATCGCCCCCGGCAAGGGCTCCGCGCAGCTCTACCTGGAGCTGTACTGGGGCGCCATCCGCCGCGACGCGCGCCGCTTCAAGCCCGACAAGAAGAAGCCGGTGCAGGCCTCGCTGGACCTGCCGGAGGCCATGCCGCTGTGGGGCTTCACGCTGCCGGAGACGGGCGCGCCCTTCACCCTCGCCGAGACGCTCAACGGCTCCTTCCGCCTCTTCGTGCCCCCGGGCACCGAGGTGGAGAAGAGCGGCAATGACGGCCGCTTCGCCCCCGTCACCGGCGCCGCGCTGGAGTCCGACGGCAGCCGCCGCTTCCTCACCCTGCGCGAGGGCACCGCCGCGCGCCTGACGCAGGGCCACATGTCGCTGGTGGCCTACGCGGCCCCCAAGCCCGCGCGCGTCTGGGTGAACCCCTTCCAGGGCATGCCCTGGCTGGCGCTGGCGTGCTTCATCATGTTCGGCGGCGCCTTCGCGTCCTTCATCGTCCTCAAGCCGGAGAGCCCGGAGACGGCGGACTTCACGCAGAAGAACCTGCCGCCCGTGGCCCTGCGCCTCATCGCCCCCGAGCCGAAGAAGAAGGAAGAGGCGAAGAAGAAGCTGGAGGCCCTGAAGCAGAAGGCCCCCAAGCCGGTGAAGGAGAAGGTCGCGGAGAAGGCCCCGCCCAAGCCGGTGGAGAAGACGCCGCCCCAGCCCGCCAAGGCCGTGGCCGCCCCGCCGGAGAGCAAGGCGCTCAAGGCGCTGGCCAAGCTGTCCGCCGCCGGCCCCGCCACCAATGACCTGCTCGCCGCCGTGGACAAGCTGGGCAGCGGCCCGGGCAGCAAGAACGTGAAGAACAGCAACTACAAGCTGTCCGGCCTCATCGGGAAGGCCCCCATCGCCAACGCGGGCCTGGGCACCTTCGGCCTGGGCGGCGGTGGCAAGGGCGGCGGCGCCACGCTGGGCGCTGAAATCCTGCGCGGCAAGGGCGGCGGCGGCATTGGCGCGCTGGGCGTGGGCGGCGTGGGCAAGGGCAAGGTGGGCGGCACCGTCACCCGCGCCACGGCCCGCAGCATCGCCTCCACCCAGGGCACCGTGGACCGCGAGGCCGTGGCCCGCGTCATCAACAGCCACCTCAACGAGGTGCACGGCTGCTACGAGCGCGCGCTGCTGAAGAACCCCGGCCTCGCCGGCAAGGTGGTGCTGGAGTGGACCATCGGCGCCGCCGGCCGCGTCGTCGCCGCCAAGACGAAGTCCTCCACGCTCAGCAACGCCGCCGTCGAGGCCTGCATCCTCTCCAGCCTCAAGACGTGGACCTTCCCCGCCCCCAAGGGTGGTGTCGTCATCATCACCTACCCGTTCCTCTTCAACTCGGTCGGCTACTGA
- a CDS encoding outer membrane beta-barrel domain-containing protein produces MRYALLILLFLVPGLARAQAEALENPGTVSAIQERQYRLQHELTLGVGVLPDDAFYKGLIGTVAYTYHFSDSFGWQVGRGTYSYNVQTALRTQLERDFEVAPTASAYEDQVQWMVGSDLVWSPLYGKFAFLNNRVLHFEAFLLGGGTVVKINRADGFRPAANVGVGLRLFSGPTLSFRLDVTNNVVFAGTSRINNVLSVQLGTAFNFGATE; encoded by the coding sequence GTGCGATACGCCCTGCTCATCCTCCTGTTCCTGGTGCCCGGCCTCGCCCGTGCGCAGGCCGAGGCGCTCGAGAACCCCGGCACCGTCTCCGCCATCCAGGAGCGCCAGTACCGGCTGCAACATGAGCTGACGCTCGGCGTCGGCGTGCTGCCCGATGACGCCTTCTACAAGGGCCTCATCGGCACCGTCGCGTACACGTACCACTTCAGCGACAGCTTCGGCTGGCAGGTGGGACGCGGCACCTACAGCTACAACGTCCAGACGGCCCTGCGCACCCAGCTGGAGCGCGACTTCGAGGTGGCCCCCACGGCGTCCGCCTACGAGGACCAGGTCCAGTGGATGGTGGGCTCGGACCTCGTCTGGAGCCCGCTGTACGGGAAGTTCGCCTTCCTCAACAACCGGGTGCTGCACTTCGAGGCGTTCCTCCTCGGCGGCGGCACCGTGGTGAAGATCAACCGCGCGGACGGCTTCCGTCCCGCGGCCAACGTGGGCGTGGGCCTGCGGCTCTTCAGCGGCCCGACGCTCTCCTTCCGGCTGGACGTGACGAACAACGTCGTCTTCGCCGGTACGTCGCGCATCAACAACGTCCTCTCGGTCCAGCTCGGCACCGCGTTCAACTTCGGCGCCACGGAATGA